From Callithrix jacchus isolate 240 chromosome 3, calJac240_pri, whole genome shotgun sequence, a single genomic window includes:
- the SGCB gene encoding beta-sarcoglycan isoform X3, with protein MAAAAAAAAAEQQSSNGPVKKSMREKAVERRNVNKEHNSNFKAGYIPIDEDRLHKTGLRGRKGNLAICVIILLFILAVINLIITLVIWAVIRIGPNGCDSMEFHESGLLRFKQVSDMGVIHPLYKSTVGGRRNENLVITGNNQPIVFQQGTTKLSVENNKTSITSDIGMQFFDPRTQNILFSTDYETHEFHLPSGVKSLNVQKASTERITSNATSDLNIKVDGRAIVRGNEGVFIMGKTIEFHMGGNMELKAIPSVS; from the exons atggcggcagcggcggcggcggcggcggccgagcAG CAAAGTTCCAATGGTCCTGTAAAGAAGTCCATGCGTGAGAAGGCTGTTGAGAGAAGGAATGTCAATAAGGAGCACAATAGTAACTTTAAAGCTGGATACATTCCGATTGATGAAGATCGTCTCCACAAAACAGGGTTGAGAGGACGAAAGGGCAATTTAGCCATCTGTGTGATTATCCTCCTGTTTATCCTGGCTGTCATCAATTTAATT ATAACACTTGTTATTTGGGCTGTGATTCGCATTGGACCAAATGGCTGTGATAGCATGGAGTTCCATGAAAGTGGCCTGCTTCGATTTAAGCAAGTATCTGACATGGGAGTTATCCATCCTCTTTATAAAAGCACAGTAGGAGGAAGGCGAAATGAAAATTTGGTCATCACTGGCAACAACCAGCCT attgtttttCAGCAAGGGACAACAAAGCTCAGTgtagaaaacaacaaaacttcTATTACAAGTGACATCGGCATGCAGTTTTTCGACCCAAGGactcaaaatatcttattcagCACAGACTATGAAACTCATGAGTTTCATTTGCCAAGCGGAGTGAAAAGTTTGAATGTTCAAAAAGCATCTACTGAAAGG atcACCAGCAATGCTACCagtgatttaaatataaaagttgaTGGGCGTGCTATTGTGCGTGGAAATGAAGGTGTATTCATTATGGGCAAAACTATTGAATTTCACATGGGTGGTAACATGGAGTTAAAGGCT ATACCCTCTGTAAGCTGA
- the SGCB gene encoding beta-sarcoglycan isoform X1 — protein MAAAAAAAAAEQQSSNGPVKKSMREKAVERRNVNKEHNSNFKAGYIPIDEDRLHKTGLRGRKGNLAICVIILLFILAVINLIITLVIWAVIRIGPNGCDSMEFHESGLLRFKQVSDMGVIHPLYKSTVGGRRNENLVITGNNQPIVFQQGTTKLSVENNKTSITSDIGMQFFDPRTQNILFSTDYETHEFHLPSGVKSLNVQKASTERITSNATSDLNIKVDGRAIVRGNEGVFIMGKTIEFHMGGNMELKAENSIILNGSVMVSTTRLPSSSSGDQLGSGDWVRYKLCMCADGTLFKVQVTSQNMGCQISDNPCGNTH, from the exons atggcggcagcggcggcggcggcggcggccgagcAG CAAAGTTCCAATGGTCCTGTAAAGAAGTCCATGCGTGAGAAGGCTGTTGAGAGAAGGAATGTCAATAAGGAGCACAATAGTAACTTTAAAGCTGGATACATTCCGATTGATGAAGATCGTCTCCACAAAACAGGGTTGAGAGGACGAAAGGGCAATTTAGCCATCTGTGTGATTATCCTCCTGTTTATCCTGGCTGTCATCAATTTAATT ATAACACTTGTTATTTGGGCTGTGATTCGCATTGGACCAAATGGCTGTGATAGCATGGAGTTCCATGAAAGTGGCCTGCTTCGATTTAAGCAAGTATCTGACATGGGAGTTATCCATCCTCTTTATAAAAGCACAGTAGGAGGAAGGCGAAATGAAAATTTGGTCATCACTGGCAACAACCAGCCT attgtttttCAGCAAGGGACAACAAAGCTCAGTgtagaaaacaacaaaacttcTATTACAAGTGACATCGGCATGCAGTTTTTCGACCCAAGGactcaaaatatcttattcagCACAGACTATGAAACTCATGAGTTTCATTTGCCAAGCGGAGTGAAAAGTTTGAATGTTCAAAAAGCATCTACTGAAAGG atcACCAGCAATGCTACCagtgatttaaatataaaagttgaTGGGCGTGCTATTGTGCGTGGAAATGAAGGTGTATTCATTATGGGCAAAACTATTGAATTTCACATGGGTGGTAACATGGAGTTAAAGGCT GAAAACAGTATCATCCTAAATGGATCTGTGATGGTCAGCACTACCCGCCTACCCAGTTCCTCCAGTGGAGACCAGTTGGGTAGTGGTGACTGGGTGCGCTACAAGCTCTGCATGTGTGCCGACGGGACACTCTTCAAGGTGCAAGTAACCAGCCAGAACATGGGCTGCCAAATCTCAGACAACCCCTGTGGAAATACTCATTAG
- the SGCB gene encoding beta-sarcoglycan isoform X2 — MREKAVERRNVNKEHNSNFKAGYIPIDEDRLHKTGLRGRKGNLAICVIILLFILAVINLIITLVIWAVIRIGPNGCDSMEFHESGLLRFKQVSDMGVIHPLYKSTVGGRRNENLVITGNNQPIVFQQGTTKLSVENNKTSITSDIGMQFFDPRTQNILFSTDYETHEFHLPSGVKSLNVQKASTERITSNATSDLNIKVDGRAIVRGNEGVFIMGKTIEFHMGGNMELKAENSIILNGSVMVSTTRLPSSSSGDQLGSGDWVRYKLCMCADGTLFKVQVTSQNMGCQISDNPCGNTH, encoded by the exons ATGCGTGAGAAGGCTGTTGAGAGAAGGAATGTCAATAAGGAGCACAATAGTAACTTTAAAGCTGGATACATTCCGATTGATGAAGATCGTCTCCACAAAACAGGGTTGAGAGGACGAAAGGGCAATTTAGCCATCTGTGTGATTATCCTCCTGTTTATCCTGGCTGTCATCAATTTAATT ATAACACTTGTTATTTGGGCTGTGATTCGCATTGGACCAAATGGCTGTGATAGCATGGAGTTCCATGAAAGTGGCCTGCTTCGATTTAAGCAAGTATCTGACATGGGAGTTATCCATCCTCTTTATAAAAGCACAGTAGGAGGAAGGCGAAATGAAAATTTGGTCATCACTGGCAACAACCAGCCT attgtttttCAGCAAGGGACAACAAAGCTCAGTgtagaaaacaacaaaacttcTATTACAAGTGACATCGGCATGCAGTTTTTCGACCCAAGGactcaaaatatcttattcagCACAGACTATGAAACTCATGAGTTTCATTTGCCAAGCGGAGTGAAAAGTTTGAATGTTCAAAAAGCATCTACTGAAAGG atcACCAGCAATGCTACCagtgatttaaatataaaagttgaTGGGCGTGCTATTGTGCGTGGAAATGAAGGTGTATTCATTATGGGCAAAACTATTGAATTTCACATGGGTGGTAACATGGAGTTAAAGGCT GAAAACAGTATCATCCTAAATGGATCTGTGATGGTCAGCACTACCCGCCTACCCAGTTCCTCCAGTGGAGACCAGTTGGGTAGTGGTGACTGGGTGCGCTACAAGCTCTGCATGTGTGCCGACGGGACACTCTTCAAGGTGCAAGTAACCAGCCAGAACATGGGCTGCCAAATCTCAGACAACCCCTGTGGAAATACTCATTAG